Proteins encoded by one window of Pseudonocardia sp. HH130629-09:
- a CDS encoding prolyl oligopeptidase family serine peptidase — MTNDPHAWLEDVTGTEALEWVARRNARTEARLTGTPLFTELESGIREVLDSSDRIPFVTARGGYYYNFWTDEQHPRGLWRRTTPESYRSADTEWEVLLDVDALNEAEGENWVWHGARFLRPDLDRALVDLSRGGADADVTREFDLPTRTFVEDGFSRPEAKGGMSWIDRDTVYLSTDLGPGTMTTSGYPRTVRRLRRGEALESAELVYAGEETDLSISAFRDHTPGFERDFLRRALAFYADELHLIGADGSLTKIDVPDSAMTDVHREWCTVELREDWGSFTAGSLLAARFDDVLAGTPAWEVLFEPSGSSSLAGYTWTRHHLVLDMLEHVVDRLVVLTPGEQGWERSPFVGAPEFGSVTVAAVDADESDDVWLIVTDHLTPSMLSIATVGEAPRPLRSAPAFFDASRHVIEQHFVTSDDGTRVPYFLVRPTDLPFDGSAPTLLYGYGGFEIPMTPGYSGATGRSWLERGGVYAVANLRGGGEYGPRWHRAALREKRPRAYEDMAAVARDLIDRGITSRAHLAVQGGSNGGLMAGNMLVHYPELFGAVVIQVPLLDMKRYSHLLAGASWMAEYGDPDTDDWEFIRTFSPYHLIDPDADYPPTILLTSTRDDRVHPGHARKFTAALEAAGHDVTYYENIEGGHGGAADNAQAARMAALAYGFLWEKLA, encoded by the coding sequence ATGACGAACGACCCGCACGCCTGGCTCGAGGACGTCACCGGCACCGAGGCCCTGGAGTGGGTGGCCCGGCGCAACGCCCGCACCGAGGCGCGGCTGACCGGCACCCCGCTGTTCACCGAGCTGGAGTCGGGGATCCGCGAGGTCCTCGACTCCAGCGACCGGATCCCGTTCGTCACCGCCCGCGGCGGGTACTACTACAACTTCTGGACCGACGAGCAGCACCCGCGCGGCCTGTGGCGGCGCACCACACCGGAGTCCTACCGGAGCGCCGACACCGAGTGGGAGGTGCTGCTCGACGTCGACGCGCTCAACGAGGCCGAGGGCGAGAACTGGGTCTGGCACGGCGCCCGGTTCCTGCGCCCGGACCTCGACCGCGCCCTGGTCGACCTGTCCCGCGGCGGCGCCGACGCCGACGTCACGCGCGAGTTCGACCTGCCGACCCGCACCTTCGTCGAGGACGGGTTCTCCCGTCCCGAGGCGAAGGGCGGGATGAGCTGGATCGACCGCGACACCGTCTACCTGTCCACCGACCTCGGTCCGGGCACCATGACGACGTCGGGCTACCCGCGCACGGTGCGCCGGCTGCGCCGCGGCGAGGCACTGGAGTCCGCCGAGCTGGTCTACGCCGGCGAGGAGACCGACCTCAGCATCTCGGCGTTCCGCGACCACACCCCGGGCTTCGAGCGGGACTTCCTGCGCCGGGCCCTGGCCTTCTACGCCGACGAGCTCCACCTGATCGGCGCGGACGGGAGCCTCACCAAGATCGACGTCCCGGACTCCGCGATGACCGACGTACACCGCGAGTGGTGCACCGTCGAGCTGCGCGAGGACTGGGGGTCGTTCACCGCGGGCTCGCTGCTCGCCGCCCGCTTCGACGACGTCCTGGCCGGCACCCCGGCCTGGGAGGTGCTGTTCGAGCCGTCCGGCTCGTCCTCGCTGGCCGGGTACACCTGGACCCGCCACCACCTCGTGCTCGACATGCTGGAACACGTCGTCGACCGGCTCGTCGTGCTCACCCCCGGCGAGCAGGGCTGGGAGCGGTCACCGTTCGTCGGGGCACCGGAGTTCGGGAGCGTCACGGTCGCCGCGGTCGACGCCGACGAGAGCGACGACGTCTGGCTGATCGTGACCGACCACCTGACCCCCTCGATGCTGTCGATCGCCACGGTCGGCGAGGCACCCCGGCCGCTGCGCAGCGCGCCCGCGTTCTTCGACGCGTCCCGCCACGTCATCGAGCAGCACTTCGTGACCAGCGACGACGGCACCCGCGTCCCCTACTTCCTGGTCCGGCCCACGGACCTGCCCTTCGACGGCTCCGCTCCGACGCTGCTCTACGGCTACGGCGGCTTCGAGATCCCGATGACGCCCGGCTACTCCGGCGCGACCGGCCGGTCCTGGCTGGAGCGCGGCGGCGTGTACGCGGTCGCGAACCTGCGCGGCGGCGGCGAGTACGGGCCGCGCTGGCACCGGGCGGCGCTGCGGGAGAAGCGCCCGCGCGCCTACGAGGACATGGCCGCCGTCGCACGGGACCTGATCGACCGCGGCATCACCTCACGCGCGCACCTCGCCGTGCAGGGCGGCAGCAACGGCGGGCTGATGGCGGGGAACATGCTGGTCCACTACCCCGAGCTGTTCGGTGCGGTGGTGATCCAGGTGCCGCTGCTGGACATGAAGCGCTACAGCCACCTGCTCGCCGGCGCCTCCTGGATGGCCGAGTACGGCGATCCGGACACCGACGACTGGGAGTTCATCCGGACGTTCTCGCCGTACCACCTGATCGACCCGGACGCCGACTACCCACCGACGATCCTGCTGACCTCCACCCGCGACGACCGGGTGCACCCCGGCCACGCCCGCAAGTTCACCGCCGCGCTGGAGGCCGCCGGCCACGACGTCACCTACTACGAGAACATCGAGGGCGGGCACGGCGGCGCCGCGGACAACGCGCAGGCCGCGAGGATGGCCGCACTGGCCTACGGATTCCTGTGGGAGAAGCTGGCATGA
- the ppc gene encoding phosphoenolpyruvate carboxylase, whose protein sequence is MSPSETTALAPDSLAAHSGVVSESEQKALRADIRRLSTMLGRTLSDEAGPEVLELVEKVRRAARDSARGEAGPDVVAALLDGIDTGTAVLLARAFSQYFQLANVAEQLHRSRELRELRPADARPLRAVLRRLATEADPDEVADVLARAELRPVFTAHPTESTRQSVLGILRRVVDALDAQAPDEELAALVDLLWQTDDIRPGKPMVIDEARNVAWFAARLGERTVPDLLGEFAREAADAGLEIPADARPLVLGSWVGGDRDGNPNVTPAVTREVLELNADRAIRIHTALVEKLVFELSVSTRVMGVSEELRGSLARDRRALPAVHDRFIRLNAHEPYRLKLSYVAARLENTRRRIATGAAHEAGVDYLGSAGYLEDLLVVDRSLRGHHGARIAGGTLARAIRSARALGLHLVELDVREHSQKHHDALGAVFDGLGELDRPYSELTRDERRELLSAELRNKRPLFRRHYGVPEAAAPVLDLFDTVHALQHEFGEEVVRTYIVSMARDVDDLLAVAVLAREAYMVEIGDDPRSSIDLVPLFETVEELSRAGELLEGLLSDPGYRQQVRNRGDLQEIMLGYSDSNKGAGITASQWQIHRAQRQLRDVAAEHGVRLRLFHGRGGSVGRGGGPAGEAIASAPFGSVDATMKLTEQGEVISDKYSLPSLAHDNLEILLASMLDASLLHQASRWPAETLKRWDEVMDCVSEAATATYRTLVDDPALPLFFTAATPVEELGRLNVGSRPSKRPGQGEPTLDDLRAIPWVFGWTQTRMVVPGWYGLGSGLRAAREAGYAEELAEMREWAFFRNLIGNVEMTLAKTDLRIASNYVATLVDPEQQGLFAQIRAEHELTRRELLAVTGEDQLLARHPVLRGTLSVRDAYLEPLHHLQVELLAQRRAAGNDPDPDLERALLLTINGIAAGMKNTG, encoded by the coding sequence GTGAGCCCCTCGGAGACCACCGCACTCGCCCCCGACTCGCTGGCCGCGCACTCGGGCGTCGTCAGCGAGAGTGAGCAGAAGGCGCTGCGCGCCGACATCCGGCGGTTGTCCACGATGCTCGGGCGGACGCTGTCCGACGAGGCCGGTCCCGAGGTCCTGGAGCTGGTCGAGAAGGTGCGACGGGCGGCCCGGGACTCCGCACGCGGCGAGGCGGGGCCGGACGTCGTCGCGGCCCTGCTCGACGGGATCGACACCGGTACCGCGGTGCTGCTGGCGCGGGCGTTCTCCCAGTACTTCCAGCTGGCCAACGTCGCCGAGCAGCTGCACCGGTCACGGGAGCTGCGGGAGCTGCGACCGGCCGACGCGCGACCGCTGCGGGCGGTGCTGCGCCGCCTGGCGACCGAGGCCGACCCGGACGAGGTCGCCGACGTGCTGGCCAGGGCCGAGCTGCGCCCGGTGTTCACCGCGCACCCGACCGAGTCGACCCGGCAGTCGGTGCTGGGCATCCTGCGCCGGGTCGTGGACGCGCTCGACGCCCAGGCGCCCGACGAGGAGCTCGCCGCCCTGGTCGACCTGCTGTGGCAGACCGACGACATCCGCCCCGGCAAGCCGATGGTGATCGACGAGGCACGCAACGTCGCCTGGTTCGCGGCCCGGCTCGGCGAGCGGACCGTCCCGGACCTGCTGGGCGAGTTCGCCAGGGAGGCCGCCGACGCCGGGCTGGAGATCCCCGCCGACGCCCGTCCGCTCGTGCTGGGGTCGTGGGTCGGCGGCGACCGCGACGGCAACCCCAACGTCACCCCGGCGGTGACCCGCGAGGTCCTGGAGCTCAACGCCGACCGGGCGATCCGGATCCACACCGCGCTGGTGGAGAAGCTGGTCTTCGAGCTGTCGGTGTCGACGCGGGTGATGGGCGTGTCGGAGGAGCTGCGCGGCTCGCTGGCCCGGGACCGGCGCGCGCTGCCCGCGGTGCACGACCGCTTCATCCGGCTCAACGCGCACGAGCCGTACCGGCTCAAGCTGTCCTACGTCGCGGCCCGGCTGGAGAACACCCGCCGGCGGATCGCGACCGGCGCCGCGCACGAGGCGGGCGTCGACTACCTGGGGTCGGCCGGCTATCTGGAGGACCTGCTGGTCGTGGACCGGTCGCTGCGCGGCCACCACGGCGCCCGGATCGCCGGCGGCACCCTGGCCAGGGCGATCCGCTCGGCCCGCGCGCTGGGCCTGCACCTGGTCGAGCTGGACGTGCGCGAGCACTCGCAGAAGCACCACGACGCGCTCGGGGCGGTGTTCGACGGACTCGGCGAGCTGGACCGGCCCTACTCCGAGCTGACCCGCGACGAGCGTCGGGAGCTCCTGTCGGCCGAGCTGCGGAACAAGCGGCCGCTGTTCCGTCGCCACTACGGCGTGCCCGAGGCCGCCGCACCGGTGCTGGACCTGTTCGACACGGTGCACGCGCTGCAGCACGAGTTCGGCGAGGAGGTCGTGCGGACCTACATCGTCTCGATGGCCCGCGACGTCGACGACCTGCTCGCCGTCGCCGTGCTGGCACGCGAGGCGTACATGGTCGAGATCGGCGACGACCCGCGCTCCTCGATCGACCTCGTGCCGCTGTTCGAGACGGTCGAGGAGCTGTCCCGGGCCGGGGAGCTGTTGGAGGGGCTGCTGTCGGACCCGGGGTACCGGCAGCAGGTCCGCAACCGCGGTGACCTGCAGGAGATCATGCTGGGGTACTCCGACTCCAACAAGGGCGCGGGGATCACCGCGTCGCAGTGGCAGATTCACCGGGCCCAGCGCCAGCTGCGTGACGTGGCCGCCGAGCACGGGGTGCGGCTGCGGCTGTTCCACGGCCGCGGCGGGTCGGTCGGACGCGGTGGCGGTCCGGCCGGCGAGGCGATCGCGTCGGCGCCGTTCGGGTCGGTCGACGCCACGATGAAGCTCACCGAGCAGGGCGAGGTCATCTCCGACAAGTACTCGCTGCCCAGCCTGGCGCACGACAACCTGGAGATCCTGCTGGCGTCGATGCTGGACGCGTCGCTGCTGCACCAGGCATCCCGCTGGCCCGCCGAGACCCTGAAGCGGTGGGACGAGGTCATGGACTGCGTGTCGGAGGCCGCCACCGCCACCTACCGGACCCTCGTCGACGACCCGGCCCTGCCGCTGTTCTTCACCGCGGCGACGCCGGTGGAGGAGCTGGGGCGGCTCAACGTCGGGTCGCGGCCGTCGAAGCGGCCGGGGCAGGGCGAGCCGACGCTCGACGACCTGCGCGCGATCCCGTGGGTGTTCGGCTGGACGCAGACCCGGATGGTGGTGCCCGGCTGGTACGGCCTGGGCTCGGGCCTGCGGGCCGCCCGCGAGGCGGGCTACGCCGAGGAACTGGCCGAGATGCGGGAGTGGGCGTTCTTCCGGAACCTGATCGGCAACGTGGAGATGACGCTGGCCAAGACCGACCTGCGGATCGCGTCGAACTACGTCGCGACGCTGGTCGACCCGGAGCAGCAGGGACTGTTCGCGCAGATCCGCGCCGAGCACGAGCTGACCCGCCGCGAGCTGCTCGCGGTGACCGGCGAGGACCAGCTGCTCGCCCGGCACCCGGTGCTGCGCGGCACGCTGTCCGTGCGCGACGCCTACCTGGAGCCGCTGCACCACCTGCAGGTCGAGCTGCTCGCCCAGCGCCGGGCCGCGGGGAACGACCCGGACCCCGACCTGGAGCGCGCCCTGCTCCTGACCATCAACGGGATCGCGGCCGGGATGAAGAACACCGGCTGA
- a CDS encoding VC0807 family protein → MTTTTPSTAPAPAAGRGTVLRQTAIPLLVDAGLPYLVYVVLTGQGMSDVTALAWSALPPALNVLVQAVRHRRLNPVGVIVLVTIAAGLVTSLLSGDARFAVARDAIQSVAFGLLLAGSLVVGRRPLMFHVCRFFGGAQRPDLPALMERQWDANPVFRRTLRRATGAAALVMALEAALRITLAYTLAPVAALPILSVQSVVVWTAMSALLVVSVKRAVRAGR, encoded by the coding sequence ATGACCACGACCACTCCCTCGACCGCGCCTGCGCCCGCCGCGGGCCGTGGCACCGTGCTGCGGCAGACGGCGATCCCGCTGCTGGTGGACGCAGGGCTGCCGTACCTGGTCTACGTGGTGCTGACCGGACAGGGCATGTCCGACGTCACCGCGCTGGCCTGGTCCGCGCTGCCGCCCGCGCTGAACGTCCTGGTGCAGGCGGTGCGGCACCGCCGGCTCAACCCGGTCGGGGTGATCGTGCTGGTCACCATCGCGGCCGGGCTGGTGACGTCGCTGCTCAGCGGCGACGCCCGGTTCGCCGTCGCCCGCGACGCGATCCAGAGTGTCGCGTTCGGACTCCTGCTCGCCGGGTCGCTGGTGGTCGGGCGTCGCCCGCTGATGTTCCACGTGTGCCGGTTCTTCGGCGGCGCCCAGCGCCCCGACCTGCCCGCGCTGATGGAACGCCAGTGGGACGCCAACCCGGTGTTCCGCCGGACGCTGCGCCGCGCGACCGGGGCCGCCGCCCTGGTCATGGCACTGGAGGCGGCCCTGCGGATCACGCTGGCCTACACACTGGCGCCGGTGGCGGCTCTGCCGATCCTGTCGGTGCAGTCGGTCGTGGTGTGGACAGCGATGTCGGCGCTGCTGGTCGTCAGCGTGAAGCGGGCGGTACGGGCGGGTCGCTGA
- a CDS encoding LamB/YcsF family protein, translated as MSTIDLNADLGESWGRWTLGDDEAMLGLVTSANVACGFHAGDPSTLRGTTAGAAGAGVVVGAQVSYPDLRGFGRRFLDVEPDALTDDVLYQIGGLEALCRAAGTRVRYVKPHGALYNATRTHTAQARAVVRAVLAYDPSLPVLGLPGSALLAEAERAGLRAVGEFFVDRGYTPEGGLVPRGEPGALLDDATEAAERLVRMVGTGTVRAVDGSEVTVRAESACLHGDSPGAVATARRVRDELARTGIAVAPFV; from the coding sequence GTGAGCACGATCGACCTGAACGCCGACCTCGGCGAGTCCTGGGGCCGGTGGACCCTCGGCGACGACGAGGCGATGCTCGGGCTCGTCACCTCGGCGAACGTCGCGTGCGGATTCCACGCCGGGGATCCCTCGACGCTGCGGGGCACGACCGCGGGGGCCGCCGGGGCGGGGGTCGTCGTCGGGGCGCAGGTGTCCTATCCGGACCTGCGCGGGTTCGGGCGCCGGTTCCTCGACGTCGAGCCCGACGCGCTGACCGACGACGTGCTCTACCAGATCGGCGGGCTCGAGGCGCTCTGCCGGGCCGCGGGCACCCGGGTCCGCTACGTCAAGCCGCACGGCGCGCTCTACAACGCCACGCGGACGCACACCGCACAGGCTCGCGCGGTCGTCCGGGCGGTGCTGGCGTACGACCCGTCGCTGCCGGTGCTCGGGCTGCCCGGGTCCGCGCTGCTCGCGGAGGCCGAGCGCGCCGGGCTGCGCGCGGTGGGCGAGTTCTTCGTCGACCGCGGCTACACCCCCGAGGGCGGGCTCGTCCCGCGTGGCGAGCCGGGCGCACTGCTCGACGACGCCACGGAGGCGGCCGAACGACTCGTCCGCATGGTCGGGACGGGGACGGTGCGCGCGGTGGACGGCAGCGAGGTCACCGTCCGCGCCGAGTCCGCCTGCCTGCACGGCGACTCCCCCGGTGCCGTCGCGACCGCCCGGCGGGTCCGTGACGAGCTCGCCCGGACCGGGATCGCCGTCGCACCGTTCGTGTGA
- a CDS encoding SIMPL domain-containing protein gives MSDVVIRVRGEHERQVPAERGTAQVVVEAQGPEAAAVRSEVERGTAALVADVRTLHDPGAGPVRRYVVDQARSWVEQPSFEGRPQPPVHHASVSVSVEFDDVARLGAWLSGVGRFAGAQVQGISWDLAPEHRREIERSARQDALRQAVERAQDYADALDLGPVAPRSVADTGMLGAHQPVGLSFSARAMSAPGGFAEADGALGTLLAPDDITVRAEVEAEFVVHREG, from the coding sequence ATGAGCGACGTCGTGATCCGGGTGCGGGGCGAGCACGAGCGGCAGGTCCCCGCCGAGCGGGGTACCGCGCAGGTCGTCGTGGAGGCGCAGGGGCCCGAGGCCGCGGCGGTGCGGTCCGAGGTCGAGCGGGGCACCGCGGCGCTCGTCGCCGACGTGCGTACCCTGCACGACCCCGGCGCGGGCCCGGTCCGGCGCTACGTCGTCGACCAGGCCCGAAGCTGGGTCGAGCAGCCCTCGTTCGAGGGCCGGCCGCAACCGCCGGTGCACCACGCGTCGGTCTCGGTATCGGTGGAGTTCGACGACGTCGCCCGGCTCGGCGCCTGGCTGTCCGGGGTGGGCCGGTTCGCCGGCGCGCAGGTGCAGGGGATCTCCTGGGACCTTGCTCCGGAGCACCGCCGCGAGATCGAGCGGTCGGCCCGCCAGGACGCGCTGCGCCAGGCCGTCGAGCGCGCCCAGGACTACGCCGACGCCCTCGACCTGGGCCCCGTCGCGCCACGCTCGGTCGCCGACACCGGCATGCTCGGCGCGCACCAGCCGGTCGGGCTGAGCTTCAGCGCCCGCGCGATGTCCGCACCGGGCGGGTTCGCCGAGGCCGACGGTGCTCTCGGCACGCTCCTCGCCCCGGACGACATCACGGTCCGGGCCGAGGTCGAGGCCGAGTTCGTCGTGCACCGGGAGGGCTGA
- a CDS encoding adenylate/guanylate cyclase domain-containing protein — protein sequence MDAQRPATRPGRQVVGLPVRALLALVVASANVIGAAVVLVIAAFVLPREQLLDAVEIRLVNLVVLAIYLLVAVPVGIWFGRRKLTVRRSSRDPQADERQLVLRAPARISSMVALLWVVGAVLFCFLNLRYSGRLGFSVTATVLIGGVTTSALSYLLVERILRRAAARVLSGRPPKRRRLITGVMLRSVGFWALGTAVPISGIMLAGLVALVFGDSSPTQLAVTMLALGGTAIGVGLITTLGAARAIADPVLAVRRALARVQNGDLDVSLPVYDNTELGQLQAGTNSMVEGLRERERIRDLFGRHVGRDVAEAASARGDGIRLGGEVRPVAVLFVDLVGSTTMAARRPPEEVVAVLNRFFGVVVECVEQAGGWINKFEGDAALAVFGAPLDLDDAPGAALSAARCLGARLAEEMPEIEAGIGVSAGDAVAGNIGDPRRFEYTVIGDPVNEAARLTELAKSVPGRVVAAARAVDVAGSEAARWRASESVTLRGRDEPTGIWVPAGHAADGADGAEATDPADVVGSAENGRR from the coding sequence ATGGATGCGCAGCGACCCGCGACGCGGCCGGGCCGCCAGGTCGTCGGCCTGCCGGTACGAGCGCTGCTGGCCCTCGTCGTGGCGTCGGCGAACGTCATCGGCGCGGCCGTCGTGCTGGTCATCGCGGCCTTCGTGCTTCCCCGGGAACAGCTGCTCGACGCCGTCGAGATCCGGCTGGTCAACCTCGTCGTGCTCGCGATCTACCTGCTCGTCGCGGTCCCGGTCGGGATCTGGTTCGGCCGCCGGAAGCTGACCGTGCGTCGCTCCTCGCGGGACCCCCAGGCGGACGAGCGGCAGCTGGTGCTGCGGGCACCCGCCCGCATCTCGTCGATGGTCGCCCTGCTGTGGGTGGTCGGCGCGGTCCTGTTCTGCTTCCTGAACCTGCGCTACTCCGGGCGGCTGGGCTTCTCGGTCACCGCCACCGTGCTGATCGGCGGCGTGACCACCTCGGCCCTGTCCTACCTGCTGGTCGAGCGGATCCTGCGCCGCGCCGCGGCCCGGGTGCTGTCCGGGCGGCCGCCGAAGCGGCGTCGCCTGATCACCGGGGTCATGCTGCGCTCGGTCGGGTTCTGGGCGCTCGGCACCGCGGTCCCGATCTCCGGGATCATGCTGGCCGGGCTCGTCGCCCTAGTGTTCGGGGACTCCTCGCCCACCCAGCTCGCGGTCACCATGCTCGCGCTGGGGGGCACGGCGATCGGGGTCGGACTGATCACGACGCTCGGGGCCGCCCGCGCCATCGCCGACCCGGTGCTGGCCGTGCGCCGTGCACTGGCCCGTGTGCAGAACGGTGATCTCGACGTGAGCCTGCCCGTCTACGACAACACCGAGCTCGGACAGCTCCAGGCCGGGACGAACAGCATGGTCGAGGGGCTGCGCGAGCGGGAGCGGATCCGTGACCTGTTCGGCCGCCACGTCGGCCGCGACGTCGCCGAGGCCGCGTCGGCGCGTGGTGACGGCATCCGGCTCGGCGGCGAGGTGCGGCCGGTCGCGGTGCTGTTCGTCGATCTCGTCGGTTCGACGACGATGGCCGCCCGCCGCCCGCCCGAAGAGGTCGTGGCGGTGCTGAACCGCTTCTTCGGGGTGGTCGTCGAGTGCGTCGAGCAGGCCGGCGGGTGGATCAACAAGTTCGAGGGCGACGCCGCGCTCGCCGTGTTCGGCGCCCCGCTCGACCTCGACGACGCCCCCGGCGCCGCGCTGAGCGCCGCCCGCTGCCTGGGCGCCCGCCTCGCCGAGGAGATGCCCGAGATCGAGGCCGGCATCGGTGTCTCCGCGGGCGACGCGGTGGCCGGCAACATCGGCGACCCGCGCCGTTTCGAGTACACGGTGATCGGCGACCCGGTCAACGAGGCGGCGCGGCTCACCGAGCTGGCGAAGTCGGTGCCGGGGCGGGTCGTCGCGGCCGCCCGGGCCGTCGACGTCGCCGGGAGCGAGGCCGCGCGGTGGCGGGCATCGGAGTCGGTGACGCTGCGCGGGCGGGACGAGCCGACCGGGATCTGGGTCCCGGCCGGGCACGCCGCGGACGGCGCGGACGGCGCGGAAGCCACGGACCCCGCCGACGTCGTCGGATCCGCGGAGAACGGTCGTAGGTGA
- a CDS encoding acyl-CoA synthetase, whose product MGNGATEFSELTAASIRRVRRHTLGDLLHRTAVRYPGKTAVVDGETRWTFAEFDAAVNRCAAALAGQGLVKGDRLALLSHNCSQFAVLVYATARLGVVLVPINFMLNAEEIAFILDHSGARAFVVEDALAVTGEKALAQSSEPASVRAWIGLSGQAPTGDWADLDAWIDGDGDPGEPDVHIADDDPLRLMYTSGTESRPKGVMLPSRSLIAQYMSCVVDGGMEHDDVELHSLPLYHCAQLDCFLSVDVYLGATSIILPAPDPARLLETIEREKVTKLFCPPTVWISLLRHPDFDTRDLSSLRKGYYGAAAMPVEVLQELSRRLPEVRLWNFYGQTETSPLATLLGPDEQLSHAGSAGRASLNVETRVVDDEGNEVGPGEVGEIVHRSPHVTLGYYENEEKTAEAFAGGWFHSGDLGVMTADGYLSVVDRKKDMIKTGGENVASREVEEALYLLEGVAEVAVFGVSHPHWIEAVTAVVVPKQGVTLTREQVDAHAREKLAGYKRPKYVVFADALPKNPSGKILKRELRTEHGEIAAREG is encoded by the coding sequence ATGGGCAACGGTGCTACCGAGTTCAGTGAGTTGACCGCGGCGTCGATCCGGCGGGTGCGCCGGCACACGCTCGGGGACCTGCTGCACCGGACGGCCGTCCGGTACCCGGGCAAGACCGCGGTCGTCGACGGTGAGACCCGCTGGACCTTCGCCGAGTTCGACGCCGCGGTGAACCGCTGCGCCGCCGCACTGGCCGGTCAGGGCCTGGTCAAGGGCGACCGGCTCGCGCTGCTCTCGCACAACTGCAGCCAGTTCGCGGTGCTCGTCTACGCCACCGCGCGGCTCGGCGTCGTGCTCGTGCCGATCAACTTCATGCTGAACGCCGAGGAGATCGCGTTCATCCTCGACCACTCCGGGGCGAGAGCGTTCGTCGTCGAGGACGCGCTGGCCGTGACCGGGGAGAAGGCGCTCGCGCAGTCCTCGGAGCCGGCGTCGGTCCGGGCCTGGATCGGGCTGTCCGGGCAGGCACCGACCGGGGACTGGGCCGACCTGGACGCCTGGATCGACGGTGACGGCGACCCCGGCGAGCCCGACGTGCACATCGCCGACGACGACCCGCTGCGCCTCATGTACACCTCCGGCACCGAGTCGCGGCCCAAGGGCGTCATGCTGCCCAGCCGATCGCTGATCGCCCAGTACATGTCGTGCGTCGTCGACGGCGGCATGGAGCACGACGACGTCGAGCTGCACTCGCTGCCGCTCTACCACTGCGCGCAGCTGGACTGCTTCCTGTCCGTCGACGTCTACCTGGGCGCCACCAGCATCATCCTCCCGGCACCGGACCCGGCCCGGCTGCTGGAGACGATCGAGCGGGAGAAGGTCACCAAGCTCTTCTGCCCGCCGACGGTCTGGATCTCGCTGCTGCGCCACCCGGACTTCGACACCCGGGACCTGTCGAGCCTGCGCAAGGGCTACTACGGTGCCGCGGCGATGCCGGTCGAGGTGCTGCAGGAGCTGTCCCGGCGGCTCCCCGAGGTGCGGCTGTGGAACTTCTACGGCCAGACCGAGACCTCCCCGCTGGCCACCCTGCTCGGCCCGGACGAGCAGCTCAGCCACGCCGGGTCGGCCGGGCGGGCGTCGCTGAACGTCGAGACGCGCGTCGTCGACGACGAGGGCAACGAGGTCGGGCCGGGAGAGGTCGGCGAGATCGTGCACCGCAGCCCGCACGTGACGCTGGGGTACTACGAGAACGAGGAGAAGACCGCCGAGGCGTTCGCCGGTGGCTGGTTCCATTCCGGCGACCTGGGCGTGATGACCGCCGACGGGTACCTGTCCGTCGTCGACCGCAAGAAGGACATGATCAAGACCGGTGGGGAGAACGTCGCCTCCCGCGAGGTGGAGGAGGCGCTCTACCTGCTCGAGGGTGTCGCCGAGGTCGCCGTGTTCGGCGTCAGCCACCCGCACTGGATCGAGGCCGTCACCGCGGTCGTGGTGCCGAAGCAGGGCGTGACGCTGACCCGCGAGCAGGTCGACGCGCACGCCCGCGAGAAGCTCGCCGGCTACAAGCGGCCCAAGTACGTGGTGTTCGCCGACGCGCTGCCGAAGAACCCCAGCGGCAAGATCCTCAAGCGGGAGCTGCGCACCGAGCACGGCGAGATCGCGGCCCGGGAGGGCTGA